Part of the Paludisphaera borealis genome, AGGAAGCTTGGTGCGACGGTCGTAGTCGCGCCGAAGCTGGCGGATGTTGGCCGCCTCGATCGAGTCGCGGTCGGCGGCGATCGACGAGTTTTCGAGAACCGACAGCAGCTCGCCGAGCCGCGACTCGGTGGCTCGGTCGTGTTGCAGGCCGGCGAGCAAGGCGAGCTGCTCGCCGCGATGGGCGGCGGCGCCGGCGGGCATGTACGTCTGCTCGTCCCAGCCCAGAACCGCAGAGCACGAGCCGAGCACGGTCAGCTCGCGCGATCTCCCGATCAGTTCGTCGTAGAGGGCGGTTTCCTTGGCGGCTTTCGACGTGGACGTCGGCATGGACCCGGCTCGCGATCTTCTTCGGGAAGCGTCCCGAGCGCGCGGACCGCTCGACGCGAATCCAGAAGGACGCCGGCCCCGGGGACGCTTCGAAAATACAAACGGCCTGGACGTGGGTCCAGGCCGAGAGGGTCGTCAGGGGATTTTCAGGGCCGTCGGCTGGAGCGAAACTCGGTCCGTCCGGCAACCCGCGCCGGGGGCAATCGTATGAAGTAAACTTAATCAGTAGAACAATTTGCGGAAGCGGCGAAGCGTAATGAAGCTGCTGATTCCAATCCCGAAGAGAGCCAGTGATGTCGGCTCGGGAACGGGCGTCGGATCGTCCTGCACGACGGCGGCCGGTTGATCGGCCCCGATGACGATCTGGCTGGAGGCGAGGTCGGACGGAAGAGGCGAACCCGCCTGGCTCGTCGCCGCGGCGATGGCCAGGATCGTGGAAGCGGAGACGGCCAAGAGCTTGGCCCTGGATCGTTTCATGGATGCTTTCCTCCTGATGTCTCGAACAGTCCAAGATCAGCCGGCTGGACGATCACGTATTCCATGACATCAGTCGATTTATACGAAAACATTCCTGAGTTGCGATGAAGTTCACGCGAGTCATCGAAGAAATTCGTCGATTGCCGCAGGATCATCGCCTTGAACGTAGAAATCGATGCAGCCTCCATGCCAAATCGTCCCGAAAGTTCACAAATCGCGAATTACTCGCCGTTTTCCGGCACGGTGGATTCGCTCGTGGGCAACCGACGGCCGCCATCATGAAACCCCTCGTCGACGCTCATGGTCGACGGCCCATCACCTCGCCAACCCCCGACCCCGAACGGTCGGAACAGCGCGAGCTTAGGCGGCTTTGATTTTGACCAAGCCAATCTCGATAGTCAACAATAAAGAACGAGGCTTTTCCAAAGGCTACTGCACGCCACAATGCTTGGGTCGAATTGCGAGCCGACACACTGTTTGCGCGAGCCCCGCTCAGAATTAAGCCGAAGACGGAGACCGGCGATTTTCGAGAATACCAATTCTTTAAGGGGAAGGCGACACCCCAGGCCGGCGTTCTGGCGCGAATCGACCGCGTCGGGCTACGGGGCGTCCATGTCGAGGATTGTTCGGAGCCGGAGGCCGTTGTAGTGGACGGTGCGGACGGCGCCGTCGCGGTGGCGGCTCTTGGTCAGGCCGGGGATCGCGGCGTGGAGGTCGCGGCCGAGCGATTGCTCCTCTCCGACGGCGTCGCGACCGTGCTCGCGGCACCAGGTCCGCCACGCCTCGTAGAGCGCGCCCGACGAGATCGTCGCGCCGGGTTCGAGCATGCAACGATCGTCGAGGAACGTCGCGATCGGGCTGGCCATCTCATCCATCGATTCCATCAGGTCGCGGGCCGAGTCGGGCTGCAGGAACCGGCCGCGGAGCCGGAGCCGTCGCCAGCCCTCGAACGCCCAGAGCAAGATCCCCGGTAGCTCTCCGTTGAGCCGCTGAAACAGCGTCACGTCCTCGCGGTCGTAGAACGAACGTGTGAACCGGAGGATGACCAGCCGGCTCGACAGCGCCCGGCTCGAATCCTTCAGCCTCGGTAGTTCGTTCGAGATGAGTACGAACCGCGTCGGCAGCCGCCCGGTCCACGAGGGCAGGTGCTTGCGGTCGATCGACTGATCGTCCTCGCCGCTGATCGACAGCAGCGATTCGACGATCGCCGCGTTGTCGGGCCGGCTTGACAGCCGCGCGTCGGGGAAAATCGCCACCGGCTTGTCGATCAACACCGACAGGCCGAACGGCCGCGCCAGCGTCGAGAGCGTCGGATTGACGACGTTGTTCGGCCCCGCGAGCGCCTTCAGCACCCGGCCGATCGTCCCCCGGCCCGACCGCTTCGGACCGATCATCATGAGGATCTTCTGAAGCCTTGTGTCGGTCGTCAGCAAATAGCCGAACCACTCTTGCAGGCTGTCGATGCTCGCCGGATCGTCGGGCCAGATCTGTTCCAGCAGATCGAGCCAGGCGCGCGGGGTCGGCGCCCAGGGGTCGAAATCGTAGTCAAGTGCGTGCGCATTGAAATACCGGGGCGTCGGCGCCATCATGCACCGGGCCCCGGTCACGAACGAAGGCGGATGCACGAGTGCGTTCCGCGCCGGAATCAGCTCGTCGGCCGGCCATTCCGAGAGGTCGCACTCCGAGTCCACGAACGTCGCCGCCTCATCGCCGTCCGGCTCGGGCGGACGCCAGTTGGGATCGCGGGCGAGGGTCTCGGGAACCGCGTCGATCCACGACGGCTGCGACCCGCACTCGTCGCCGCGGACGAGGACCAGGCCCGTGAGCGCCTGGACGACGTCGCCCACCAGCCGGCTCGTAACCGGGATCGGCCCCGCCGGCCGCCGCCCTCGGCCTCGGTCGTCGGGCTCGGCTCTCGCCAGCTCCAGGTGATGAAGCCGCCGGAACTCGTCGGCCAGGCATTGCGAAAGCTGGGCGCGAAGCTCGGGTGCGGAAACGACGCGGTAGACGCCGTCATCCCATCTATGAAATCGTTCCCGCCAGAACCGCAAGCCTACGCCTCCCGCATGGGCGAACCGCTGCAGCAAGAACACGACCGCCAACCGGTGCGGATTCGACTCTGATCCCTCAATCGCAATTGCCGGAACCTCGCTTGCGGTCTCGCAATGCAGCGCTGGCGCGGGGGCCGGAGGCTCGGGCCGTCGAGCCGCGCGCGCCTCGCGACGAGGCGCGCGCCCGCGCTCCGCCAGGTATCCGCGCGGTCGTTCGTCGGGGGCCTTATCGGCGCTTTGGAGCTTGTGCTCAAGCTCGGCGGCGGACCAGGGCGGGACGCACGACCGGTTCCAGTCTTCGAGCAGCGGCCGGGCCTGATCGATGCTGAGCCCGAACCCCTTGACGAGCACGCAGGCTGCATGGAACGCCCGACCGTGCCCCCCCTGCCCCGAGATCGCCGGCGGCAGCTTGGCCACATAAGACGATGCGCGGGTCGCGACCGGCGTCGGGCCGCTCGCGGGCCGTGAGTTCGGATGCGGCGAATCGGGGCGCGAGGCCGTCTCGCGTCCCCGCCTTCGGGCCAGCCATCGCGCCAGGTCGACGGCCCCGGCCGCCCCCGGTGCGGGATCGGCGGCGGAAGGGGGCCAGGGATGCGAGCCGTCTTGGTTCCTGATCATGCAACGATCACTTTATTATCCGTCGTGGCGATCGGAGGGGTGATGAGCCGTGCGTCGTCTTCAGCCGCCGAGGGTGGGGCCGGCACCGTCGAAGGTCGCCAGCCGCCAGGGGCGGTCGGGTCGAGGCGATCCCTTGGCCTTGAGCGTGCCCGGCAAGCCGATGAGCCGCGACGGGTTGACGGTGGCCGTATCGATCACCACCGCGTCGTCGTCGTACTCACGGGCGAGGGTGCGGACCGTATCGGCGATCAGGCCTCGGTGTTCGGCGTCGTTCGGATAGTCGGGCAGCCGGACCAGAATCCAGGCGCCGTTGCCCGAGCGCCCCCATAGGGCCGAGGCCGCCAGCTCGGGCTGGCCAGCGAGCAATGCGTTGCGCCGCGCGACCGCCGCGGCCAGCTCGGCGTCGGTGCTGCTGACGTCGGGCGGCCGCTTGGGGTCGATGTCGAGATAGAGCCATCGCAGGCAAACGACGTCCTCGTCGCGGGTCGTGTGTCGAGTCCGGCCGAGCCGGTTGTCGGACCTCGCCAGCAAGTCGAGGCGGACAGGATTAATGGTGACGTAGCCCGAGACGGTCCGCAGCCGCTCGGACTGGGCGGCGAGCCGGTCGAGGTCGTCGTACCAGCCGGCGAGCGTCGAACCGCCGAAGCTAGTCCCCAGCCGATCGGCCCGGTGGACGTCGCCCCGCCGGTCGAACGCTCCTCGCAGCACTCGAAGCTCGACGCAACCCACACAGGGCGCCGCCAGCGACGACAAGAACCGACGGGCCACAGTCGGATCATTCGTCGGGATCGGCGGCTCGTAGGGAGCGCGGCGAAGGGTAGGTTCCCGGATCTGCATTGTGCTCATGACGGCCTCCCGTTCGTGCGAACGCTCCTCCTCCGCCTCAGGCCGACGCCCGCCGTGCGACGGGCCGAGGGGACCGAGCCGCCGGGAGCAGGAACGTCGGCGCAGGTGATTCGACGAGGGTTTCTTGCAGCTTGTCGAGGGCCTTGCGCTCGATCTGTTTCAGGCGGTAGACGGCCAGACCGCATTCGCGCTCAAGCTCGCGGTATGGGCGAGGTTCGTCGGCCAGATCGTTCGCCCGCTTGATCCGCTTCGCCTCGCGATCATCATCCCGGCGCGATGCGGGGCGAGAGCGGGATTGGGAGCGAGGGCGTCTGTCGGCCTTGACGTCTTCGGCGCGGTCGTCGAGCCGGAAGCGACGCTTGACGAGCCAGGCCTCGAACGGAGTGAGCTGGTTGAACGCGGCGTACAATCGTTCCATCTCCTCGGCGGTTTCCAGCGGCTTTTCGGGCGGCCGTTCCTCGGAGAGCAGGTCTTCCGACGCGCCGGCTTCTTCGGCGTCGAGCGTCGACGCGGAGTACGACGAGCAATCGGCCTGCGCGTTTCGCAGGAACCGGAGGCGTCGGGCCTCGATTCCCATCTGCTCGGCGACGTCCTCCATGGTCGGCTCGCTCTGGTCGCCGCCGGGGTTTGAACGACGACGGCTCACCATCTCGGCTTTCACGCGGTCGAACCGTTTGCGGAGGATCACCAGGTAGTACGGGAAGTGAATCATCGATCCGCCGCCGGACGTGGCTCGCATGATGTAGTTGCGGATCCAGCACGCCGCGTAGGTTGAGAACCGCGTCCCGTGCGTCTCCGGGTCGAAGTCTTCCGTGGCCCGCATCAGGCCGAGGTTCCCTTCCTGGATCAGGTCGTCGAGCTCCATGCCGCGGACCTTGAACTGGCTGGCGATGTTCACGACCAGCCGCATGTTGGCCAGAGTCAACTCCTCGCGGGCGGCGCGGTCCCCGGTCTTGATCCGGGCGGCCAGGTCCAACTCGGCCTCGGCCGACAGCAACGGGACGGACTGGGCGAAGAAGGCCGATTCGTCGCGTTCGGCCTCCGGTCCGTCGGCCTCGCATCCGTCCTGATTTCGACCCACCCGTGAGAGATCATTGGATGTATAGATCATCGCATCAGTCTCGCTTAATCAAGATGTACGCCGCGGCGACTCGCCGCGACGGCGAAGGTTCAGAGCGAAGCAGAGCAGAGCGGAGCGGTCGTCAGCCGGCCGACGCGAGGGCGCCGGGCTCGGGCCAGATCACGAGGAGCTTGTGCGTCGGCGAGGTCGGGGCGGGCCGCGCGGCCTGGAGTCCCCAGGCGCCTCGCCCCACGGCGTCGACCGCCGCGCGGGCGTTGGCGAAGTCGAGGCTCTGCGGCTGGCTGCCGA contains:
- a CDS encoding PEP-CTERM sorting domain-containing protein (PEP-CTERM proteins occur, often in large numbers, in the proteomes of bacteria that also encode an exosortase, a predicted intramembrane cysteine proteinase. The presence of a PEP-CTERM domain at a protein's C-terminus predicts cleavage within the sorting domain, followed by covalent anchoring to some some component of the (usually Gram-negative) cell surface. Many PEP-CTERM proteins exhibit an unusual sequence composition that includes large numbers of potential glycosylation sites. Expression of one such protein has been shown restore the ability of a bacterium to form floc, a type of biofilm.), coding for MKRSRAKLLAVSASTILAIAAATSQAGSPLPSDLASSQIVIGADQPAAVVQDDPTPVPEPTSLALFGIGISSFITLRRFRKLFY
- a CDS encoding sigma-70 family RNA polymerase sigma factor, giving the protein MIYTSNDLSRVGRNQDGCEADGPEAERDESAFFAQSVPLLSAEAELDLAARIKTGDRAAREELTLANMRLVVNIASQFKVRGMELDDLIQEGNLGLMRATEDFDPETHGTRFSTYAACWIRNYIMRATSGGGSMIHFPYYLVILRKRFDRVKAEMVSRRRSNPGGDQSEPTMEDVAEQMGIEARRLRFLRNAQADCSSYSASTLDAEEAGASEDLLSEERPPEKPLETAEEMERLYAAFNQLTPFEAWLVKRRFRLDDRAEDVKADRRPRSQSRSRPASRRDDDREAKRIKRANDLADEPRPYRELERECGLAVYRLKQIERKALDKLQETLVESPAPTFLLPAARSPRPVARRASA
- a CDS encoding DNA primase family protein translates to MIRNQDGSHPWPPSAADPAPGAAGAVDLARWLARRRGRETASRPDSPHPNSRPASGPTPVATRASSYVAKLPPAISGQGGHGRAFHAACVLVKGFGLSIDQARPLLEDWNRSCVPPWSAAELEHKLQSADKAPDERPRGYLAERGRAPRREARAARRPEPPAPAPALHCETASEVPAIAIEGSESNPHRLAVVFLLQRFAHAGGVGLRFWRERFHRWDDGVYRVVSAPELRAQLSQCLADEFRRLHHLELARAEPDDRGRGRRPAGPIPVTSRLVGDVVQALTGLVLVRGDECGSQPSWIDAVPETLARDPNWRPPEPDGDEAATFVDSECDLSEWPADELIPARNALVHPPSFVTGARCMMAPTPRYFNAHALDYDFDPWAPTPRAWLDLLEQIWPDDPASIDSLQEWFGYLLTTDTRLQKILMMIGPKRSGRGTIGRVLKALAGPNNVVNPTLSTLARPFGLSVLIDKPVAIFPDARLSSRPDNAAIVESLLSISGEDDQSIDRKHLPSWTGRLPTRFVLISNELPRLKDSSRALSSRLVILRFTRSFYDREDVTLFQRLNGELPGILLWAFEGWRRLRLRGRFLQPDSARDLMESMDEMASPIATFLDDRCMLEPGATISSGALYEAWRTWCREHGRDAVGEEQSLGRDLHAAIPGLTKSRHRDGAVRTVHYNGLRLRTILDMDAP